From Micromonospora rifamycinica, a single genomic window includes:
- the metH gene encoding methionine synthase: MGTMLQAADLSLDDFEGLEGCNEILNVTRPDVVRGVHEAYLAAGADCVETNTFGANLANLAEYDIPQRIRELSEAGARIAREAADAYATADRPRFVLGSIGPGTKLPTLGHAPYATLRDAYQENAAGLIAGGSDALIIETCQDLLQVKAAVVGSKRAMAELGQQVPIICHVAVETTGTMLVGSEIGAALAAIEPLGVDLIGLNCSTGPAEMGEHLRYLSQHSRIPLSVMPNAGLPVLTADGAYFPLSPVELADALERFVADYGVGLIGGCCGTTPEHIRALAERLHGATPAAREPRHEAGVSSIYHPVPFAQDASVLMVGERTNANGSKAFRESMLAADWQACVEVARSQARDGSHLLDLCVDYVGRDGTQDMRELAGRFATASTLPIMLDSTEPAVIEAGLEMLGGRCVVNSVNFEDGDGPDSRYARVMPVIAEHGAAVVALLIDEEGQARTREWKVRVAARLIDDLTGRWGMDRSDILIDALTFPIATGQEETRRDGIETIEAIREIAARYPGVNFTLGISNVSFGLNPAARQVLNSVFLHECVQAGLTSAIVHASKILPMSKIPEAQREVALDLIYDRRREGYDPVQRFIEAFEGVDAASARATRAEELAGLPLDERLKRRIIDGERNGLEADLDAAMAQGRSPLSIINDILLDGMKVVGELFGSGQMQLPFVLQSAEVMKTAVAYLEPHMEAVEDGGKGRIVLATVRGDVHDIGKNLVDIILSNNGYEVVNIGIKQPINAILDAAEEHRADAIGMSGLLVKSTVIMKENLAEMASRGVADRWPVLLGGAALTRAYVEDDLRAMFPGQVHYARDAFEGLALMDRVMTAKRGGAPVIDPEREAALAARRARREKQRTLVTEVLPELHDASVRSDVATDVAVPSPPFFGTRVVKGVPLADYAALLDERATFLGQWGLRGTRGGDGPSYEELVETEGRPRLRYWLDRLIADQVLEAAVVYGYFPAYSEGNDLVVLDENGNTERARFSFPRQRQERRLCLADFFRPRGDQLDVVALQLVTVGQPISEYTAKMFAANEYRDYLEVHGLSVQLTEALAEYWHRRIRSELTLPDGGAVATGDPSDLAGLLRNDYRGCRYAFGYPACPDLEDRAKVVDLLGAERIGVQLSEEFQLVPEQATDAIVVHHPEANYFNAK; encoded by the coding sequence ATGGGGACAATGCTCCAGGCTGCCGACCTGAGCCTCGACGACTTCGAAGGGCTGGAGGGCTGCAACGAGATCCTCAACGTGACCCGGCCCGACGTCGTCCGCGGGGTGCACGAGGCGTACCTGGCGGCCGGCGCGGACTGCGTCGAGACGAACACGTTCGGCGCCAACCTCGCCAACCTCGCCGAGTACGACATCCCGCAGCGCATCCGGGAGCTGTCCGAGGCCGGCGCGCGGATCGCCCGGGAGGCCGCCGACGCGTACGCGACCGCCGATCGGCCCCGCTTCGTGCTCGGCTCGATCGGCCCCGGCACCAAGCTGCCCACCCTGGGCCACGCCCCGTATGCGACGCTGCGGGACGCCTACCAGGAGAACGCCGCCGGGCTGATCGCCGGCGGGTCGGACGCGTTGATCATCGAAACCTGCCAGGACCTGCTCCAGGTCAAGGCGGCCGTGGTCGGGTCGAAGCGGGCGATGGCCGAGCTGGGGCAGCAGGTGCCGATCATCTGCCACGTGGCGGTGGAGACCACCGGCACCATGCTGGTGGGCAGCGAGATCGGCGCGGCGCTGGCGGCCATCGAGCCGCTGGGGGTGGACCTGATCGGGCTGAACTGCTCGACCGGCCCGGCCGAGATGGGCGAGCACCTGCGGTACCTCTCCCAGCACTCCCGGATCCCGCTGTCGGTGATGCCGAACGCCGGCCTGCCGGTGCTGACCGCCGACGGGGCGTACTTCCCGCTGAGCCCGGTGGAGCTGGCCGACGCCCTGGAGCGGTTCGTCGCCGACTACGGAGTGGGGCTGATCGGCGGCTGCTGCGGCACCACCCCGGAGCACATCCGGGCGCTGGCCGAGCGGTTGCACGGCGCGACCCCGGCGGCCCGGGAGCCCCGGCACGAGGCCGGTGTCTCGTCGATCTACCACCCGGTGCCGTTCGCCCAGGACGCCTCGGTGCTGATGGTGGGGGAGCGCACCAACGCCAACGGCTCCAAGGCGTTCCGTGAGTCGATGCTCGCCGCCGACTGGCAGGCGTGCGTGGAGGTGGCCCGCAGCCAGGCCCGCGACGGGTCGCACCTGCTCGACCTGTGCGTCGACTACGTCGGCCGGGACGGCACCCAGGACATGCGGGAGCTGGCCGGTCGGTTCGCCACCGCGTCCACCCTGCCGATCATGCTGGACTCCACCGAGCCGGCGGTGATCGAGGCCGGGTTGGAGATGCTCGGCGGGCGTTGCGTGGTCAACTCGGTCAACTTCGAGGACGGCGACGGCCCCGACTCCCGCTACGCCCGGGTGATGCCGGTGATCGCCGAGCACGGGGCGGCCGTGGTGGCGCTGCTCATCGACGAGGAGGGGCAGGCGCGTACCCGGGAGTGGAAGGTCCGGGTGGCGGCCCGGCTGATCGACGACCTGACCGGCCGCTGGGGGATGGACCGGTCGGACATCCTCATCGACGCGCTGACCTTCCCGATCGCCACCGGCCAGGAGGAGACCCGGCGCGACGGCATCGAGACGATCGAGGCGATCCGGGAGATCGCCGCCCGCTACCCGGGGGTCAACTTCACCCTGGGCATCTCGAACGTCTCCTTCGGGCTCAACCCGGCGGCCCGGCAGGTGCTCAACTCGGTGTTCCTGCACGAGTGCGTGCAGGCCGGGTTGACGTCGGCGATCGTGCACGCCAGCAAGATCCTGCCGATGTCGAAGATCCCCGAGGCGCAGCGCGAGGTCGCCCTCGACCTGATCTACGACCGGCGGCGTGAGGGCTACGACCCGGTGCAGCGGTTCATCGAGGCGTTCGAGGGTGTCGACGCCGCGTCGGCGCGGGCCACCCGGGCCGAGGAGTTGGCCGGGCTGCCGCTGGACGAGCGGCTCAAGCGGCGGATCATCGACGGCGAGCGCAACGGCCTGGAGGCCGACCTGGACGCCGCGATGGCGCAGGGCCGGTCCCCGCTGTCCATCATCAACGACATCCTGCTGGACGGGATGAAGGTCGTCGGCGAGCTGTTCGGCTCCGGGCAGATGCAGCTGCCGTTCGTGCTCCAGTCCGCCGAGGTGATGAAGACGGCGGTGGCCTACCTGGAGCCGCACATGGAGGCGGTCGAGGACGGCGGCAAGGGCCGGATCGTGCTGGCCACCGTACGTGGCGACGTGCACGACATCGGCAAGAACCTGGTCGACATCATCCTGTCCAACAACGGCTACGAGGTCGTCAACATCGGCATCAAGCAGCCGATCAACGCGATCCTCGACGCGGCCGAGGAGCACCGGGCCGACGCGATCGGGATGTCCGGGCTGCTGGTCAAAAGCACCGTGATCATGAAGGAGAACCTCGCCGAGATGGCGTCGCGCGGGGTGGCCGACCGGTGGCCGGTGCTGTTGGGCGGGGCGGCGCTGACCCGCGCGTACGTCGAGGACGACCTGCGGGCGATGTTCCCCGGCCAGGTGCACTACGCGCGGGACGCCTTCGAGGGGCTGGCCCTGATGGACCGGGTGATGACCGCCAAGCGCGGTGGCGCCCCGGTGATCGACCCGGAGCGGGAGGCGGCGCTGGCGGCCCGGCGGGCCCGCCGGGAGAAGCAGCGCACCCTGGTCACCGAGGTGCTGCCGGAGCTGCACGACGCCTCGGTCCGCTCGGACGTGGCGACCGACGTGGCGGTGCCCAGCCCGCCGTTCTTCGGCACCCGGGTGGTCAAGGGGGTGCCGTTGGCCGACTACGCGGCGCTGCTGGACGAGCGGGCCACCTTCCTCGGTCAGTGGGGGCTGCGCGGCACGCGGGGCGGCGACGGCCCGTCGTACGAGGAGCTGGTGGAGACCGAGGGTCGGCCCCGGCTGCGGTACTGGCTGGACCGGCTGATCGCCGACCAGGTGCTGGAGGCGGCCGTGGTGTACGGCTACTTCCCGGCCTACTCCGAGGGCAACGACCTGGTGGTGCTGGACGAGAACGGCAACACCGAGCGGGCCCGGTTCTCCTTCCCCCGGCAGCGGCAGGAGCGGCGACTGTGCCTGGCCGACTTCTTCCGTCCGAGGGGCGACCAGTTGGACGTGGTGGCGTTGCAGCTGGTCACCGTCGGGCAGCCGATCAGCGAGTACACCGCCAAGATGTTCGCCGCCAACGAGTACCGCGACTATCTGGAGGTGCACGGGCTGTCCGTGCAGCTCACCGAGGCGCTGGCCGAGTACTGGCACCGGCGGATCCGCTCCGAGCTGACCCTGCCCGATGGCGGCGCGGTCGCCACCGGCGACCCGTCCGACCTGGCCGGCCTGCTGCGCAACGACTACCGGGGCTGCCGGTACGCGTTCGGCTACCCGGCCTGCCCGGACCTGGAGGACCGGGCGAAGGTGGTGGACCTGCTCGGCGCGGAGCGGATCGGGGTGCAGCTCTCGGAGGAGTTCCAGTTGGTGCCGGAGCAGGCCACCGACGCGATCGTGGTGCATCACCCGGAGGCGAACTACTTCAACGCCAAGTGA